A DNA window from Brassica napus cultivar Da-Ae chromosome C1, Da-Ae, whole genome shotgun sequence contains the following coding sequences:
- the LOC106427895 gene encoding protein OCTOPUS produces MNPATDPVSAAAALAPLPQPPQPHRLSTSCDRHPEERFTGFCPSCLCERLSVLDQTNNDTAASSSSRKPPTISAAALKALFKPSGKNGGGGNGRVKPGFFPELRRTKSFSASKNNEGFSGAFEPQRRSCDVRLRSSLLNLFTQDETEPRNSSVQEPVLEVNDEEAETEDDYVDFETLNDNSSDEVVEERDEIEEVKVTEKAVTEEEIIDLDSSQTKKPSVRRSFWSAASVFSKKLHKWNQKLKKRRNGGGDDHHRPGSERLPVEKPIGRQLRDTQSEIADYRRSCDTDPRFSLDAAGRFSVDIGRISADDPRYSFDEPRASWDGTLIGRTARPPPPPSMLSVLEDAAVQTRSDMQIPVEQPAPPPVVNTVNNESDPVIIPGGSIQTRDYYNDSSSRRRKSLDRSSSIRKTAVAVVADEQKPRVSISIDTYSGGSMRDDSYVVGPGGNGFYREPAITGERRVNSNDNGFYREPAITGERKVNSNDNGKKSRRWGKWSILGLIYRKSVNKYEEGEEHGGMVERSLSESWPELRSGGEGGPRMERSNSNVSWRSTGGVPGRKVNGLERNKSSRCSSKNGENGMLDFYLAPMTGSRRMSVGAGGGGGGGGGWANSHGHSIARNVMRLY; encoded by the coding sequence ATGAATCCGGCAACTGACCCAGTCTCCGCCGCAGCAGCTCTAGCTCCACTTCCACAACCTCCACAGCCACACCGTCTCTCAACCTCCTGCGACCGTCACCCGGAAGAGAGATTCACCGGTTTCTGCCCTTCCTGTCTCTGTGAACGCCTCTCAGTCTTAGACCAAACCAACAATGACACTGCTGCATCCTCTTCCTCTCGGAAGCCTCCCACCATCTCCGCAGCGGCTCTCAAAGCCCTCTTCAAGCCTTCTGGTAAAAACGGAGGCGGTGGAAACGGTCGGGTAAAACCCGGATTCTTCCCGGAGCTCCGCCGCACGAAATCGTTCTCGGCGTCAAAGAACAACGAGGGATTCTCCGGCGCGTTCGAGCCGCAGCGTAGATCCTGCGACGTCAGACTTCGTAGCTCTCTCTTGAACTTGTTTACTCAAGATGAGACCGAGCCTAGAAACTCTAGCGTTCAAGAGCCTGTGTTAGAGGttaacgatgaagaagctgaaaCTGAAGATGACTACGTCGACTTCGAGACTCTTAATGATAATTCCAGCGACGAAGTTGTtgaagagagagatgagataGAGGAAGTTAAAGTCACGGAGAAAGCTGTAACCGAAGAGGAGATAATAGATCTTGATTCTTCTCAAACCAAGAAGCCATCGGTACGACGTAGTTTCTGGTCAGCCGCCTCCGTTTTCAGCAAGAAGCTTCACAAATGGAACCAGAAACTGAAGAAGCGGCGTAACGGCGGCGGCGACGATCACCACCGGCCGGGATCCGAGAGGCTACCGGTGGAGAAACCGATAGGGAGACAGCTCCGGGATACGCAGTCGGAGATCGCCGACTACCGGAGGTCATGCGACACCGATCCTCGATTCTCCCTCGACGCCGCCGGGAGATTCTCCGTCGATATCGGGAGGATCTCGGCCGACGATCCTCGTTACTCGTTCGACGAGCCGAGAGCTTCGTGGGACGGGACTCTGATCGGACGGACGGCGAGacctccgccgccgccgtcgATGCTCTCCGTGTTGGAAGATGCGGCGGTGCAAACCCGATCAGATATGCAGATTCCGGTGGAACAACCAGCGCCACCACCAGTGGTTAATACAGTGAACAATGAGTCCGACCCTGTTATAATCCCGGGCGGGTCAATCCAAACCCGAGACTATTACAATGACTCATCCTCCCGGAGGAGGAAGAGTCTCGACAGATCAAGCTCTATAAGAAAAACGGCCGTGGCGGTTGTGGCGGATGAGCAGAAGCCGCGAGTGTCTATATCAATAGATACTTACTCAGGAGGATCAATGAGGGATGACAGTTACGTTGTCGGGCCGGGAGGTAACGGCTTTTACCGGGAACCGGCGATCACCGGTGAGAGGAGAGTGAATAGTAATGATAACGGCTTTTACCGGGAACCGGCGATCACCGGTGAGAGGAAAGTGAATAGTAACGATAACGGCAAGAAGTCGAGACGGTGGGGGAAGTGGAGTATCTTAGGACTTATCTACAGGAAGAGTGTTAACAAGTACGAGGAAGGGGAGGAACACGGTGGAATGGTGGAGAGATCGTTGTCGGAGTCATGGCCGGAGCTGAGGAGCGGCGGAGAAGGAGGACCGAGGATGGAGAGGAGTAATAGTAATGTGAGCTGGCGGAGCACCGGTGGTGTACCGGGGAGGAAAGTCAACGGGTTGGAGAGGAATAAGAGTTCAAGGTGTTCGTCTAAGAATGGGGAAAACGGAATGTTGGATTTTTATTTGGCGCCTATGACAGGTAGCCGGAGAATGAGCGTTGGAGCTGgcggaggaggtggtggtggcggcggGTGGGCTAATAGTCACGGGCATTCTATAGCGAGGAATGTTATGAGGCTGTATTGA